The genome window ATTTCACCTCAAGTAGCGGTAGGTACTTCCCTTATTGTTGTTATTTTCACAGGTCTTTCCTCAACATTAGCTTATATGAAATACAAAACAGTAGATTATAAAAGTGGCTTATTATTTTTTATCGGCAGTGGACCAGGGGGGATCGTTGGTGCATTTGTAAATAAAGCAATGGATGTACAAACCTTTTCTTTGTATTTTGGAATTTTTATGATTTTTATCTCAATCATTTTAATGGTTCGGAACAAAATAAAGCCAATGAAAACATCAGAAACCAGATACCACTATAAACGTTCTTTTACGAACGAGGAAGGAGTGGAATCTTACTACGGATTTAATCCACTTATTGCATTGCCAATTTCATTTCTGGTTGGTTTTATATCGGGATTGTTCGGAGTTGGTGGGGGTTCACTCATGGTGCCTGCAATGATTTTATTATTTATGTTCCCACCTCATATTGCTGTTGCAACTTCAATGTTTATGATCTTTCTATCAGCAATTACAAGTTCGATAGCTCATATCGGATTAGGCAATGTTAATTGGCTCTTAACACTAGTATTAGTGCCAGGAGCATGGGTGGGAGCCATATTAGGAGCAAAAATTAATACAAAACTAAAAGGAAACACGGTAATCAACTTGCTCCGCATTATTCTGATTATCCTTGGTATCCGTTTAATTTTTCAGGGACTTAATTAAAGGAGGAAAAAAGGCCATAAACTATATAAAATTATACACAAATTATATCTCTTTTCATAAATTGATTAGTGAAAGGGGTGTAATTAGTTTATGGTAACGATGACTCCAATAATAATCGATTCACACCAATTTACTGCTATCACGGTAAAACTGCCTAAGACGAATTTTATGGCGGTAACGAATGAAAAAGGGTATATCATGTGTGGAGCTCTAGATGTTGCCCTTTTAAATGAAAAACTAAAGGACCGCGGAATTATTGCGGGTAGGGCTGTAGGAGTTCGAACAATTGATCAACTACTTGATGCTCCGTTAGAATCAGTTACTATAGAAGCTGAAAATATTGGGATTACTGCAGGAATGAAGGGGAAAGATGCCCTTTTAAAAATGATATAAAACAAGTGTAGGAGGTCTTTAAAAAGGCCTCTTCTTATTTTGAAATGAATTGTGAAGTTTTTTAGGATTTACACAATATATGTTTTACAAATAATCAGTTTCAGTATACGATAGCGAAAGAGATATTATTGAAGGGGTACATTATGATATTAGTTTCTACAAAATCACTAGCACCTGGAAAAATCTTGGCTAAAGCAATCTATAATGAAAACGGACAAGTTTTAATTAGTGAAGATGTCCCTCTAACTGAGCGAATGATCGTAAGGCTATTAGAGCTAGGAATTACATTTGTTTACGTTAAAGATAATAGAACTGAGGATATTGAAACGGTTCAACCGATACCTAGGACACTGAGAAAAGAAGCAATTAAGACCATTGAAACTATATTTATTGACTTGCAAAAGGAAAAACATTCTTCTGGATCGTTGTTTTTAGAAAAGAATTCTAAACATCTTTTAAAGGTTATCCGTTCTGTTGTTCATGAAGTTAAAAATAATAAAGATTTAATTACACTCTTGTCAGAAGTATACACATATGACAATTATATTTTCACACATTCGTTAAATGTAACCCTATATACATTAGCTATTGGTACACAGCTTAAAATGTCTGAAAAGCAACTTGAGATTTTAGGTATTGGGGCAATTTTACATGATGTTGGTAAGATGACGGTTCCAATTGATATTTTGATGAAACCAGGTAGACTCACCTTGGAAGAGTTTGAAACGATTAAGCTCCATACTGAACACGGCTTTGAAATTCTTAGAAGAATGCCTACGGTCCCACTTGTTGCGGCGCATTGTGCCTTCCAGCACCATGAGAGGATAGACGGCTCCGGATATCCAAGAGGGATAAAAGGGCCAGAAATACATGAGTTTGCTAAGGTAATGGCAGTTGCAGATGTGTTTGATGCTGTCACTTCAAATCGTGTCTATAGAAGCGCTATGCTTCCACATGAAGGACTAGAAATTCTATACTCAGGTGTTGGAAACCTATTTGACACCAAAATTGTTGAAGCTTTTAGAAAGGCTGTTGTTATATATCCAGTAGGCCTGACAGTCTATTTAAACGATGGTAGAAAAGGGATTGTTTCAAAACAAAATCAAGGCTTAAGTGAAAGACCGGTCATTAGAATATTAGAGGAAAGTGGAAGGGACTTAGAAAACCCTTATGAAGTAGATCTTAAGCAGAAGCTTGATTTAGTTATAACAAAATGTGATACAACACTTGTTGGAGAAAATCTGAGTACGAATCAATAACATGAAGACAACCTATCGTTATGTAGGTTGTTTTATTTTTGAAAAAATTGGCCTAGACCCCTTTCCAAATGCATAAACATAGCTTGTAAAGGGGGGAAAAGTGATGGCAAAATATCGAGGACGCCTTCCCCGAGGAGGACCATTGCCTTTTCGTTATGTATTCTTACTTACATTTGTCTTTTTCATCTTCTCTACTGCTGCTGGATTAATCATGGTTAATAAGGGGATTGAGCCTGTACTAATGGCGTATGCGGAAAACGAAACGAAAAGGATCGCTACATTAGTTATAAAAAATGCAGTTAATAAACAGATTACCGAAGAGGAATTAAGTGCAGAAGAAATTATTAATATTCAACAAGATTCTAATGGAGACATAACCGGTGTTTACTATAATACGAATGCAATTAACCGAGTGGCAACTTTGACAACAGATAAGGTTGAGCAGTACCTTCGCTATGTGGATGAAGGGAATGTAAATGCACTTGAAATACCGGAAGTAGTAATTGAAACCGATGATGATACAAAAAACTCAGGATTTTATTTTGAGGTTCCACTAGGAGCAGCGACGAATAATGCACTATTAGGTAACTTAGGTCCTAAGGTTCCTGTTCGATTTCATTTAATCGGAGATGTAATGCCAGATATTATCACTGAAATTGAGGAGTCGGGAATTAATAATACGATTATAAAGATTGAGGTTAAGCTTAATGTAACAGTGAGGGTAATTCTCCCCTTTGCAACGGATGAAATACATGCTACAGGAACAGTACCAGTAGTTGCTCAATTAGTTAATGGTAAGGTTCCAGATTACTATAATAATGGTGGAGACAGTGCGCCACCCGCTATTCAATTACCACGTAATGGAAACTAGAAAATGATTGATTTTTTGTAGATTAATTACTATAATAATATAGTATTTTTAATAACTTAATAACACCTTATCTGATCGATGAGGTAGAGGTGCAAAAAGAAAGAGTAGTTCATGTGAGGATGACAACGTTGAGCATGAATGAAAGGGCTTTTTGCCGAAGCAAAGATGAGCGTCAAATCATCTTTGTTGGTGTTACCTTTAACAAGGGTATCACTGTCATTATGAGATCCATTCATAATGAGGGGCTACTGATCGTGATGGAGGATAACATATCTACTAAGAGTAGTGATAGTTATTTTCTATCATTACTCTTTTTTTTGTGCCTTTTTTTACATCATGGTAGGAATGCCCCAGAAACACCTTGTGTTAATTTTTTTACAATAATAGGAGGTTATCATGACTGGAACAATTTATTCTTTAATCCCTCCTTTGGTTGCAATCTTAATGGTTATTTTAACTAGAAAAGTTTTGCTTTCATTAGGAGTAGGGATCGTATCAGCAGCACTAGTTTTACAATGGAACGCTGTAAAAGAAGGTGGGATACTGTTTTTCTTATCAGAGGCATTCAACTCCATTTGGAGTAGTTTTAAAGCCATCTTTGTATCGGAGGGTTCTCTAAACACTTGGAATATGTATATTGTCTTCTTTTTATTACTCTTAGGAGTAATTACTGCTTTCATATCAGTAACAGGAGGTAGTCGTGCATTTGGAGAGTGGGCAGGGAGACGAATAAAGTCTAGAGTCGGTGCTCAATTACTTGCTGCAATTCTTGGAATTATAATCTTTATCGATGATTATTTTAATGCTTTAGCTGTTGGTCAGGTAAGTAAACCATTAACTGATCGTTATAGAGTCTCACGCGCAAAACTTGCGTACATTATTGACTCAACTTCTGCGCCAATCTGTGTAGTTTCTCCAATTTCTAGCTGGGGTGCATATATCATTGCCATTATAGGGACAATTCTGGCAACTCATGGAATTAGTGAATATACTGCATTGTCTGCCTTCATTCAGATGATTCCAATGAATTTATATGTTATTACAGCTATTTTGATGGTTTTTGTAACGACCATTTTTAACATTAATCTTGGTAGTATGAAGGGTCATGAGGAAAGGGCTGTTAAATTAGGAGAAATGATTGATCCAGCCAAACCTGTTATCGGAGACTTAAAACAGGATTTACCTCAAAGTGACAGAGGAACGATTGGTGATTTAATATGGCCAATTATCGCTTTAGTAATTGGGACTGTCGGTTCAATGATTTGGACAGGCTTTACCGCTACGGAAGAGAATAGAACGCTACTAGCTATCTTTGAAAATACCGATGTTGCAGCTTCTCTTTTATATGGTGGTCTTTTAGGTTTACTTGTTGTGTTTATCTTATTCTTTAATCAAGTTATGACGAAAAAGTCAATTTCGGCAGGTTTATTCTTCAAGGGAATTATTGAAGGAATAAAATCTATGCTTCCTGCAATCTACATCCTGTTATTAGCATGGATGGTTGTTGATTTAATTGGTCAGTTAGAAACTGGAGCATACCTTGCTTCATTAGTTGAAAAGGCCAATCTTAATATTGCTTATCTACCTGTAATTTTATTTATTGTTGCGGGTTTAATGGCCTTTTCAACAGGTACTTCATGGGGAACATTTGGAATTATGTTACCAATTGCAGGAGAAATTATGGCTTCAACTGATGTTTCAATGTTATTACCTGCACTAGCAGCAGTACTAGCTGGTTCAGTATTTGGGGATCATTGTTCACCAATTTCAGATACGACAATTCTTTCATCCACAGGTGCAGGAAGTCACCATATTGATCATGTATTAACTCAACTTCCGTATGCACTTACTTCTGCAATCATTGCAACAGTTGGTTTTATTGTAATGGGTATGACGGGCAGTACAATTTTAGGAATTATGGTAGTGCTATTATCATTGCTAGTTTTTACATTTGTTTTTAGACAACAAAAGACAACGGTATTAGTATAAACCTTTAAAGAATGAATAGTATTTTCCTATAAAGTTACTAGTGAAAATCTGTAAATAAAAGGAAAGAGCATAGCTCTTTCCTTTTTATATTAGCTGGAAAATATTTTTTGAATAATGTTTTGACAATTTAGACAAGTCTAGCTATACTAACTTTAGATTAAAAAATCAGAAAATATAAAAAGTTCCGATTCTTAATGTAGGACATAGTTCATACATATAGAAGGAACAAGCTAAGGGGAGGTATTTATATGGATAATCGTCCACAATGGGGAACACGATTAGGTTTTATTTTAGCCGCAGTTGGTTCAGCAGTAGGACTAGGGAACATTTGGCGTTTCCCTGCAGTCGCATATGATAATGGAGGGGGAGCATTCTTCATTCCTTATCTATTCGCTTTATTAACAGCTGGTATACCAATCTTAATATTGGAGTTTACAATGGGTCATAAGTACAAAGGATCTGCTCCTTTGACTTATGCACGAATGAATAAGAAAGCAGAATGGATTGGTTGGTGGCAAGTAGCTGTATCATTCGTCATTTCAACTTATTATGCAGTGATTATCGCATGGGCAATGTCATACTCTGTATTCGCGTTAAACCTAAAGTGGGGGGACGATCCAAATGGATTCCTATTTGGTGAATACTTAAAGCTTGCTGAAGCTCCAGGTCAGGTTGGTGGAATTGTTCCAGGTGTATTTATTCCATTAATATTAGTATGGCTTATTACTCTAGGGGTTTTATTTAAAGGGGTTAAGAAGGGGATTGAGGTTGCAAATAAAATCTTTATTCCAACTTTGTTGGTATTATTCTTCATCATAGTCGTTCGTGCTCTAACTCTAGACGGGGCAATGGATGGATTAAATGCATTCTTCAAGCCTAATTGGGATTCAATTCTAGATGGTAAGGTTTGGGTTGCTGCTTATGGACAAATTTTCTTCAGTTTATCAATTGCATTTGCTATTATGATTACTTATTCAAGTTATTTACCAAAGAAAACAGATATTACAAACAATGCATTTATTACTGGATTTGGAAACTCAGCATTTGAGCTTTTAGCTGGTATTGGAGTATTCAGTATTTTAGGATTTATGGCTGCACAACAAAATGTAGCTGTATCAGAAGTTGTTACAGCTGGTGTCGGTCTTGCGTTTGTCGTGTTTCCGCAGATTATCAATGAATTTCCAGCGTTTAATCAATTCTTTGGTTTCTTATTCTTTGGAAGCTTAGTATTGGCTGGTTTATCATCATTAATTTCGATTGTTGAAACGTTTGTTGCTGGTGTTCAAGATAAATTCAAAGTTTCTAGAACAAAATCAGTACTAATTGGTGGAGGATTATCTGCCTTAATTTCAATTCTCTTTGCAACTAAGGGTGGATTATACTTCCTAGATGCTGCAGATTACTTTATTAATAACTTTGGTGTTGCTCTTGCAGGATTAGTTCAAGTAATTGTTGTAACTTGGTTCCTGAAAGAAGTTGATTCATTAAAAGAGCATGCAAACTCAATGTCTGACATCATGTTAGGTGCTTGGTGGAAAATCTGCTTAGGCTTTGTAACACCAATCGTTCTTGGATATATGATGTTTGATAACATTAGAACGAATATCGCAGAAAACTATGAAGGTTATCCAACTTCATTCTTACTTTACACAGGTTGGTCAGTAGCAATTGGAGCAATTCTTGTTGGAGTTATTTTCTCATTAGTAAAATGGGAAAAAGGAAAATTAGCTGTACCTACTGATAAGGAGGTATCACAATAATGGAATTAAGTGCTGTTGTAATGATGCTAGTAGGAATGGTTATTATTTGGGGCGGTTTGGCTGCTAGTATTATCAATGCAGTTAAAAAAGCAAAACAAAATTAATTTGACAAGATATTGGTGGTCAGTTTTTTAACTGACCACCATTTCTTTATTTTTTCTTCCTTCGTTCTGCTCTTTCCCATTTCTTTAAGTGAGGAAAAGGGTCAAACGACCATTCCGTGTATCCATTATCTTTATACATTCCATAGTGAAGATGAGGAGGGAACTTTCCGGATGTACCAGGAGGTCCATAACCAGAGCTGCCGACTGAACCAATAATCATACCGGGTTCTACAATTTGCCCTTCCTTTAAATCCTTTGCAAACCCATTTAAATGGGCAAAGTAGTGGTAGGTATTATTAATGTCACGGATACCAACACGCCAACCACCATATTTATTCCAACCTTTAATCTCTACAATTCCATAACCAGTCGATCGTACGGGAGTACCATATCCTGCAAATATATCTGTTCCTTCATGAATCCGTCGGCCGCCCCAACCTCTCGCGTCTCCCCACGTATTCTTATAACTGTAATTGAATCGAAGAGGAACTGGAAAGGCATTTTTGTCCAGGTCAAGAGTATTGTACGCTTTATAAATTTTTACTTTTCCTAGAATGATTTCAACCGTTTTGTCTCGTTGGTAATAATCCCATAAAGCAATTTTTAAATTTTCATGATCATATCCATACCTGGATAGGTAGTTAGCCATTGTATACAATACATCTTCGTCATTGTTTCGATCAGCAATTCCATCCCCATTTCCATCAAGCCCAAGTCCCCCAAAAATACTAATACTCAAAGGGTTTGTATCCTCAGTATCTGGGTTTAACGTACCTGACCAAATTTCGGGTTTAAAATAAATAGCGATAAGCCCTTCAGCTTTTGGTAAGTCCTTTCGAGAGCGGCGTAAGCTTCTTTCATATTGGTCAACCGCTGCAAAATAGTACCATGGAATATGGGTAACCGTCTCTGCGTTTTTATATAATAGCATTCGCTCTTCATAGATCTGTTGCTGGTCCATTTCAGAATTTGCAAATGCAGTTGATATCAATAATGGAAGTATAAGTGATATGATTAAAAAAGAGAGAATGAACTTTCTCATAAGTAGCTCCTTTCGATGTTTTCATAGTATTAGTTTGTTGAATAGAGCCATTTTAATAAATACTAAATGATGGAAATTGCCAAAAATCAATTTCTTGAGGTTCTAGATTTGGTATGATAAAGTGACTAAAGACACGGAACAATGTTGGATTCATCTGATATTATCGATATAATGAATTAAGAAATAATATTTGGAGTTGATTATTTTGGCAAAAAAAGAACAACATTTACGGAAACCGGAATGGCTTAAAATAAAATTAAACACCAATGAAAACTATACTGGCTTAAAAAAAATGATGAGAGAGAAGCAGCTACATACTGTATGTGAAGAAGCTAAATGCCCTAACATACATGAATGTTGGGCTGTGAGAAAAACCGCTACGTTCATGATACTAGGTGATGTGTGTACAAGAGCATGTCGTTTCTGTGCGGTAAAAACAGGATTACCAAATGAGCTAGATTGGCAAGAACCAGAACGTGTAGCAGATTCAGTTGTACTTATGGGTTTAAAGCACGTTGTAGTTACAGCAGTTGCCCGTGACGATTTAAAGGATGGTGGAGCTGCTGTTTTTGCAGAAACGGTACGAGCTATCAGAAGAAAAAGTCCACTAACCTCTATTGAAGTTTTACCTTCAGATATGGGTGGGGTCCTTGATAATTTAAAAACATTGATGGATGCTAAACCAGATATTATGAATCATAATATTGAAACAGTCCGAAGCCTGTCTGACAGAGTAAGAGCAAGAGCAAAATATGATCGCTCTTTAGAGTTTTTAAAACGTGCTAAGGAATTGAACGATACAATCCCGACTAAATCAAGCATCATGATTGGTTTAGGAGAAACAAAAGAAGAAATCATCGAAACAATGGATGACTTACGTGCAAATGATGTAGATATTCTTACATTAGGTCAATATCTTCAACCTTCGACAAAACATCTTAAAGTACAAAAATATTACCACCCCGATGAATTTGCAGAATTAAAAGAAATCGCATTATCAAAAGGATTTAGTCATTGTGAAGCTGGACCATTAGTACGCTCTTCATACCACGCAGATGAGCAAGTAAATTCAGCTCAGCAAAATAAAAAAGCTAAGCTTGAAGCACTAGAAGTAGAAGCAAAAGAAGCATAAAAAGGGGCGAAAAGCCCCTTTTTTGTGTCTGAATTGTGCACAGCTCGCTATCCATGTGCTGATTCTATTTTTTATCCACGATTATCATTGGTTCTATATAAATTTTCATTTTCTTCGGGTTTGTAGATGTCATAATCCCCTAATCCACCTAATCCGTGCGGTGTTGTATGACCATCATCTATCATTTTGTTGTTACCGTTTTGTTGCATGATATTGTGTTTATCAGCATCTTCTTCCCCTGCACGCTTCTCATATTCATCATTCATGCCGCCAGTGATTTCTCCATTCTCATTTTCCCCTGTACTTATTTTTCTACCTTGTGGAGACTCGAGCATTCTTGAGATTGTTGATTCAAGAATTTGGTCCACATCACGAGCATTTGTATCGAGTAATCCAAATCGTTCTATGTCTCTTATTAATACGGGATTATCTGAAACGTAAACGTGATACCATCTAGGAACAACAGATAAAGCAGATTTTTTTACTTGGTCTGCTGTTTCAAAGCGATTTTCTGAATCAGTCTCATATACAACAAGTACTTCTTCATCTGTAACTAAAGTGGCTGCTTCATTTACATTTGGTAACGTTGTACTAATTTTACTTATTAAATCTGCTACCACTTCTCTGTTTAACGTTGGCAAGTTGTTATATGTTCTTGTCTCTCCAGGAACAGGGCTCTTTTGGTGACGGACATAACCAAAATTTGATTGCTCATCACCGCTATTTAAAATACCATCATCATTGTATATTTCATTTCTATCCTGTTGATTTATTGTATATCCACTTTCCTCATATACTTCTGCTTCATTCGGATTCATACAACCAGTCAATGCTGCCATACAACATAAACCAGTTATGAAAAATGTCTTCTTCAATTTGAGCACCCCCTCAATCTTATAATGACCGATTTTTGATTTTTTTCTCTTAGCAATTGATGGTGAATAGGATATAATTTATGGTAAAGTAATGGTAAGCTTGTATTGGATAGGATTAGAGCTCTTAAAGAGGTGAGAATCATTTGATTTGTATAAATAATATTTGTTATGAATTACTTGAAGATACTAAAAATGGATTTAATGAAGAAGCTTTTAAAGCGAGGTACAGTGAAATTCTTAATAAGTATGATTACATAGTAGGTGACTGGGGTTATAGTCAATTGAGGCTTCGTGGATTTTATGAAGATCAAAATCAAAAGGCTAGCTATGATACCAAAATCAGTACGCTGTCGGAATATTTATATGAATACTGTAATTTTGGTTGTGCTTACTTTGTTTTACGAAGAGTTAAAAAGTAAAAAACTGATGCGAGAAGATGAATGTCTTCTGGTGCATCAGTTTTTTACTTTTTATGTTACTTACTGTTTGTCCACATATGGTTGCTCTAGGCTAACATCTGGGTCATCGTGTGTAGGGTGAGCACCTGGAAATTGACGTGGCAAGTTCTCGTGAAATGCTTTAGCCTCATAGTTAAATGCGCTATAATACCGTTGTCCTTCTTCCCAAGGTTCACTTTTATTAAAGACAGGTTCATGAAGCCCTCTTGGTGAGCCATACGGTCCTTCTGGTAAATCTTCAACGGTTAAAAAATTGTGCATCGTTTCAACATTTGAAAAGTCAGTATAAGCTTCTTCCTCTTTGTCCTTCCTAGCCATCAATGCCCCTCCTTCTTCACCTAGTATTAATTAGGTTATCCGAAAAGAAGGACATCTTTAGTGGTATTTT of Cytobacillus luteolus contains these proteins:
- a CDS encoding sulfite exporter TauE/SafE family protein; the protein is MEWVLLLVVGIVAGTLGSLVGLGGGIVVVPALIYLGTIIPSFGNISPQVAVGTSLIVVIFTGLSSTLAYMKYKTVDYKSGLLFFIGSGPGGIVGAFVNKAMDVQTFSLYFGIFMIFISIILMVRNKIKPMKTSETRYHYKRSFTNEEGVESYYGFNPLIALPISFLVGFISGLFGVGGGSLMVPAMILLFMFPPHIAVATSMFMIFLSAITSSIAHIGLGNVNWLLTLVLVPGAWVGAILGAKINTKLKGNTVINLLRIILIILGIRLIFQGLN
- a CDS encoding YunC family protein; its protein translation is MVTMTPIIIDSHQFTAITVKLPKTNFMAVTNEKGYIMCGALDVALLNEKLKDRGIIAGRAVGVRTIDQLLDAPLESVTIEAENIGITAGMKGKDALLKMI
- a CDS encoding HD-GYP domain-containing protein gives rise to the protein MILVSTKSLAPGKILAKAIYNENGQVLISEDVPLTERMIVRLLELGITFVYVKDNRTEDIETVQPIPRTLRKEAIKTIETIFIDLQKEKHSSGSLFLEKNSKHLLKVIRSVVHEVKNNKDLITLLSEVYTYDNYIFTHSLNVTLYTLAIGTQLKMSEKQLEILGIGAILHDVGKMTVPIDILMKPGRLTLEEFETIKLHTEHGFEILRRMPTVPLVAAHCAFQHHERIDGSGYPRGIKGPEIHEFAKVMAVADVFDAVTSNRVYRSAMLPHEGLEILYSGVGNLFDTKIVEAFRKAVVIYPVGLTVYLNDGRKGIVSKQNQGLSERPVIRILEESGRDLENPYEVDLKQKLDLVITKCDTTLVGENLSTNQ
- the yunB gene encoding sporulation protein YunB, whose amino-acid sequence is MAKYRGRLPRGGPLPFRYVFLLTFVFFIFSTAAGLIMVNKGIEPVLMAYAENETKRIATLVIKNAVNKQITEEELSAEEIINIQQDSNGDITGVYYNTNAINRVATLTTDKVEQYLRYVDEGNVNALEIPEVVIETDDDTKNSGFYFEVPLGAATNNALLGNLGPKVPVRFHLIGDVMPDIITEIEESGINNTIIKIEVKLNVTVRVILPFATDEIHATGTVPVVAQLVNGKVPDYYNNGGDSAPPAIQLPRNGN
- a CDS encoding Na+/H+ antiporter NhaC family protein, with product MTGTIYSLIPPLVAILMVILTRKVLLSLGVGIVSAALVLQWNAVKEGGILFFLSEAFNSIWSSFKAIFVSEGSLNTWNMYIVFFLLLLGVITAFISVTGGSRAFGEWAGRRIKSRVGAQLLAAILGIIIFIDDYFNALAVGQVSKPLTDRYRVSRAKLAYIIDSTSAPICVVSPISSWGAYIIAIIGTILATHGISEYTALSAFIQMIPMNLYVITAILMVFVTTIFNINLGSMKGHEERAVKLGEMIDPAKPVIGDLKQDLPQSDRGTIGDLIWPIIALVIGTVGSMIWTGFTATEENRTLLAIFENTDVAASLLYGGLLGLLVVFILFFNQVMTKKSISAGLFFKGIIEGIKSMLPAIYILLLAWMVVDLIGQLETGAYLASLVEKANLNIAYLPVILFIVAGLMAFSTGTSWGTFGIMLPIAGEIMASTDVSMLLPALAAVLAGSVFGDHCSPISDTTILSSTGAGSHHIDHVLTQLPYALTSAIIATVGFIVMGMTGSTILGIMVVLLSLLVFTFVFRQQKTTVLV
- a CDS encoding sodium-dependent transporter, producing MDNRPQWGTRLGFILAAVGSAVGLGNIWRFPAVAYDNGGGAFFIPYLFALLTAGIPILILEFTMGHKYKGSAPLTYARMNKKAEWIGWWQVAVSFVISTYYAVIIAWAMSYSVFALNLKWGDDPNGFLFGEYLKLAEAPGQVGGIVPGVFIPLILVWLITLGVLFKGVKKGIEVANKIFIPTLLVLFFIIVVRALTLDGAMDGLNAFFKPNWDSILDGKVWVAAYGQIFFSLSIAFAIMITYSSYLPKKTDITNNAFITGFGNSAFELLAGIGVFSILGFMAAQQNVAVSEVVTAGVGLAFVVFPQIINEFPAFNQFFGFLFFGSLVLAGLSSLISIVETFVAGVQDKFKVSRTKSVLIGGGLSALISILFATKGGLYFLDAADYFINNFGVALAGLVQVIVVTWFLKEVDSLKEHANSMSDIMLGAWWKICLGFVTPIVLGYMMFDNIRTNIAENYEGYPTSFLLYTGWSVAIGAILVGVIFSLVKWEKGKLAVPTDKEVSQ
- a CDS encoding methionine/alanine import family NSS transporter small subunit produces the protein MELSAVVMMLVGMVIIWGGLAASIINAVKKAKQN
- a CDS encoding M23 family metallopeptidase codes for the protein MRKFILSFLIISLILPLLISTAFANSEMDQQQIYEERMLLYKNAETVTHIPWYYFAAVDQYERSLRRSRKDLPKAEGLIAIYFKPEIWSGTLNPDTEDTNPLSISIFGGLGLDGNGDGIADRNNDEDVLYTMANYLSRYGYDHENLKIALWDYYQRDKTVEIILGKVKIYKAYNTLDLDKNAFPVPLRFNYSYKNTWGDARGWGGRRIHEGTDIFAGYGTPVRSTGYGIVEIKGWNKYGGWRVGIRDINNTYHYFAHLNGFAKDLKEGQIVEPGMIIGSVGSSGYGPPGTSGKFPPHLHYGMYKDNGYTEWSFDPFPHLKKWERAERRKKK
- the lipA gene encoding lipoyl synthase, producing the protein MAKKEQHLRKPEWLKIKLNTNENYTGLKKMMREKQLHTVCEEAKCPNIHECWAVRKTATFMILGDVCTRACRFCAVKTGLPNELDWQEPERVADSVVLMGLKHVVVTAVARDDLKDGGAAVFAETVRAIRRKSPLTSIEVLPSDMGGVLDNLKTLMDAKPDIMNHNIETVRSLSDRVRARAKYDRSLEFLKRAKELNDTIPTKSSIMIGLGETKEEIIETMDDLRANDVDILTLGQYLQPSTKHLKVQKYYHPDEFAELKEIALSKGFSHCEAGPLVRSSYHADEQVNSAQQNKKAKLEALEVEAKEA
- a CDS encoding YhcN/YlaJ family sporulation lipoprotein, which translates into the protein MKKTFFITGLCCMAALTGCMNPNEAEVYEESGYTINQQDRNEIYNDDGILNSGDEQSNFGYVRHQKSPVPGETRTYNNLPTLNREVVADLISKISTTLPNVNEAATLVTDEEVLVVYETDSENRFETADQVKKSALSVVPRWYHVYVSDNPVLIRDIERFGLLDTNARDVDQILESTISRMLESPQGRKISTGENENGEITGGMNDEYEKRAGEEDADKHNIMQQNGNNKMIDDGHTTPHGLGGLGDYDIYKPEENENLYRTNDNRG
- a CDS encoding YutD family protein, whose protein sequence is MICINNICYELLEDTKNGFNEEAFKARYSEILNKYDYIVGDWGYSQLRLRGFYEDQNQKASYDTKISTLSEYLYEYCNFGCAYFVLRRVKK
- a CDS encoding cytosolic protein — protein: MARKDKEEEAYTDFSNVETMHNFLTVEDLPEGPYGSPRGLHEPVFNKSEPWEEGQRYYSAFNYEAKAFHENLPRQFPGAHPTHDDPDVSLEQPYVDKQ